The Porites lutea chromosome 4, jaPorLute2.1, whole genome shotgun sequence genome contains a region encoding:
- the LOC140932860 gene encoding uncharacterized protein codes for MQEFEEDTRQRLTVDIRILSNKKKSSHRTARIKGFLVTETCEDFRKEVKNILPGEKFSDNFSFGFIGKKQKKIWAFSDSDLADAYAAAINGQALWVDPSHSVVMDEVDNKEKQGNKRSHDEMKVGPSFSITEKIEDFICSLKDKHGETHQPYQYRLWAEMLALGSHKSEDEPPNFPIFRNKAMKKSSPGAGQVSTSKVETTSPASYSRSDILRQLRELNDLRVMGVLSEEEFADKKKGLLDDFN; via the exons ATGCAGGAATTTGAAGAAGACACTCGTCAGCGTTTGACTGTGGATATTAGAAtactttcaaacaaaaagaaGTCTTCGCATCGCACGGCTAGGATTAAGGGCTTTCTGGTGACTGAAACCTGTGAAGACTTTCGCAAGGAAGTTAAGAACATCCTACCAGGCGAAAAGTTCTCAGACAATTTCAGCTTTGGTTTTATCGGCAAGAAGCAAAAGAAGATTTGGGCCTTTTCTGATAGCGACCTAGCTGATGCGTATGCCGCCGCTATTAACGGTCAAGCCCTTTGGGTGGACCCCAGCCACTCCGTAGTGATGGACGAAGTAGACAACAAAGAAAAGCAAGGAAATAAGC GTTCCCATGATGAGATGAAAGTGGGCCCCTCTTTCTCAATAACGGAAAAGATAGAAGACTTCATCTGTAGCTTGAAAGACAAACACGGAGAAACACACCAACCTTATCAATACCGGCTATGGGCGGAGATGTTG GCTTTAGGCTCCCATAAAAGTGAAGACGAGCCGCCTAACTTCCCAATTTTCAGGaacaaggcgatgaagaagtctTCACCCGGGGCAGGGCAAGTTAGCACCTCAAAAGTG GAAACAACATCACCAGCTAGCTACTCAAGATCGGACATTCTGCGACAGCTTAGAGAGCTTAACGACCTGAGAGTGATGGGCGTTCTTTCAGAGGAGGAATTCGCAgataaaaagaaaggtcttctTGACGACTTCAATTAG